The Neisseria subflava genomic interval CGCTCCTATCAGCCTTAGCCGAATATGGCGCAACCTTACTGACATGTGACGAACAGTTCCTGCCCTGCGGACAATGGCTGCCTTATGCCCAATATCACCGCCAACTCAAAATCCTCAAACTACAGCTGAATATAAGCGAACCTTTAAAAAAGCAATTCTGGCAACATATCGTCCGCCAAAAAATCCTGAACCAAGCATTTGTCGCAGACGAAACAGGCAATGATCTTGCAGCCAAACGGTTACGCACTTTGGCAGTTGAAGTCCGTTCAGGCGATACAGGAAACCGTGAAGCCCAAGCTGCCGCCCTCTACTTCCAAGCCCTCTTTGGAGAAAAATTTACCCGTAATGACAACAATGCCGTCAATGCCGCATTGAACTACACCTACGCCGTACTCCGTGCCGCAGTCGCACGCGCCCTGACCTTATATGGCTGGTTGCCTGCATTAGGCTTGTTTCATAGAAGCGAACTAAATCCATTCAACCTCGCTGATGACTTTATCGAACCCTTACGCCCATTGGCCGACCTGGTCGTTATACATTTGCATGAACAAGGCCGTCTGAAAACTGATCTGACCCCCAACATCAAACAAAACCTTATCAAGACCCTTCACTGTCAAATCTGCATCGAACGGCAACATTTCAGCACCTTGGCTGCCATCGACAAAATGATTTCTTCATTTCAAGCCAGCGTAACCGACAAAAACGCCAAACAGCTGAAACTACCTGAAATCTTGCCATTGAAAGAATACCAATATGAGTGAGGCCAAATTTATGAGGATTATCGTCTTCTTCGACCTACCAGTCACCACAGCGGCCAAGCGCAAAGCCGCCAATCAATTCCGCCAGTTTCTATTAAAAGATGGATACCAAATGCTCCAACTTTCCATATACAGCCGTATTGTCAAAGGTCGAGATTCGTTGCAAAAACACCACAACAGGCTATGTGCAAACCTACCGCAAGAAGGGTCAATCCGCTGTTTGGAAGTAACAGAAAAGCAATATGCCACCATGAAACTACTATTGGGAGAGCTGAAAACCCAAGAAAAAAGGGTAAATTCCGACCAACTATTATTATTTTAAGCCCTATTTTTCAGACCAAATAAAACGGGAAACCCTTATAGAATAAGAGTTTCCCGTTTAGGTATTGTAGCACTGCGAAATGAGAAAGGGAGCTACAACCTTTCTGTTTTGCTTTGTCGTCATGTCTATATTGTAGCACTGCGAAATGAGAAAGGGAGCTACAACGTATAAGGACTCATACGGCTCTCAATGAAGATTGTAGCACTGCGAAATGAGAAAGGGAGCTACAACCCTAAGCTGGTATTAACGATATACCAATAAATTGTAGCACTGCGAAATGAGAAAGGGAGCTACAACGCCATTTGACACCATCCTGAATAACTGAAAATTGTAGCACTGCGAAATGAGAAAGGGAGCTACAACTTTCGACAATTGATCCGTCCTGTGAAAAAAATTGTAGCACTGCGAAATGAGAAAGGGAGCTACAACAGCAGTGTTTGTATAGGACTGAATATCAAGATTGTAGCACTGCGAAATGAGAAAGGGAGCTACAACCATCACAGCCGCCTGCCCCATGCCGAGGAGATTGTAGCACTGCGAAATGAGAAAGGGAGCTACAACAGAACCATAGATGCGCGGACGATGTATTCAATTGTAGCACTGCGAAATGAGAAAGGGAGCTACAACAGCCCCCGATTCGGGGGTTTTCGCTTTTTTATTGTAGCACTGCGAAATGAGAAAGGGAGCTACAACCCGGCTCGTAATCCAGCGATACCAAGCCGAATTGTAGCACTGCGAAATGAGAAAGGGAGCTACAACGAAAAATTTTTAGAAATGGAAACTGATAAAATTGTAGCACTGCGAAATGAGAAAGGGAGCTACAACGTGAGACTGAAACACGTTTGTGTGATGTTAATTGTAGCACTGCGAAATGAGAAAGGGAGCTACAACTGTTGGTATGTAGAGCAATTAACAGTGAAAATTGTAGCACTGCGAAATGAGAAAGGGAGCTACAACTGCGCGGCAGCGTTCAGCGTCTGAATAGCGATTGTAGCACTGCGAAATGAGAAAGGGAGCTACAACACTTCTGGCCGTCCAAGCTGGTAGATGGTAATTGTAGCACTGCGAAATGAGAAAGGGAGCTACAACCCATCCGATAAAGACATCATCCTGAAGCCGATTGTAGCACTGCGAAATGAGAAAGGGAGCTACAACTGCGCGCGCGGCTTTGACTTGTGCCAGCGTATTGTAGCACTGCGAAATGAGAAAGGGAGCTACAACACCGCATGGGCTCGGTGCCGTTGTTTTCCGATTGTAGCACTGCGAAATGAGAAAGGGAGCTACAACTGGATTTGATGGACGAGTACGGAATGGTTCATTGTAGCACTGCGAAATGAGAAAGGGAGCTACAATATCCGCGTCGGATTTGCCGATAAAAACGAAATTGTAGCACTGCGAAATGAGAAAGGGTCTATCCAAATAAAAAAGCACCACCTAAACAGGTAGTGCTTTCATATTAATTTGCTTATTCAGCAGAATCAGCTGCTTTATCAACCAATTCAACCAATGCCAAAGGAGCATTGTCGCCTTTACGGAAACCGTATTTCAGTACACGAACGTAGCCGCCGTTACGAGCAGCAAAGCGTGGACCCAATTCGTCAAACAATTTAACTACAACATCACGATCGCGAGTGCGGTCAAAAGCCAAACGACGGTTTGCCAAAGAAGGTTTTTTACCCAAGGTAATCAAGGGCTCAACTACGCGGCGCAATTCTTTTGCTTTAGGCAAAGTTGTCACGATGGTTTCGTGAGTCAACAAGGAATTCGCCATATTGCGCAGCATCGCAGCACGGTGGCTGCTAGTACGGTTTAATTTGCGGTTGCCATTACGATGACGCATGTCATTATCCTTTAATCTTCAAACTTACGGCTTTTCTAAGCCTACAGGCGGCCAAGCTTCTAATTTGGAACCTAATGTCAGACCTTTAGAGGCCAACACTTCTTTGATCTCATTCAAAGATTTACGACCCAAATTAGGGGTCTTGAGAAGCTCAGTTTCAGTACGTTGAATCAAATCGCCAATATAGTAAATATCTTCAGCTTTCAGACAATTAGCTGAACGTACGGTTAATTCCAAATCATCTACAGGACGCAGCAAGATAGGATCGATAGGAGGCGCTTTTTCTTCAACCTCTTCAACCGGAGTACCTTGCAGATCTGCAAAAATAGACATTTGGTCAATTAAGATACGTGCGGCACTACGTACAGCTTCTTCTGGATCAATAGAACCATTGGTTTCAATATCCAAAACCAATTTATCCAAATCCGTGCGTTGCTCTACGCGTGCAGGTTCAACTTCAAAGCTAACACGACTGATGGGCGAAAAGCTCGCATCCAACTGAATCGCACCAATCTGTTTATTCTCATCACGCAATACGCGACGGCCTGAAACAGATTGATAACCACGACCTTGCTCTACTTTAATTTCCATGTCGATTTGACCATTGTCGGACAAGTGGCAAATAACATGTTCAGGATTGATGATTTCCACATCGTGTGGCAAATCAATATCACCGGCTACAACAGCACCGGCACCTGTTTTTTTCAAAGTTAACTGAATTTGGTTACGACCGTGAAGCTTGAATACGATACCTTTAATGTTCAAGAGAACGTCAACAACATCCTCTTGAACACCATCAATAGTAGAGTATTCGTGCAACACCCCAGAAATAACTACTTCAGTTGGGGCAAAGCCATTCATGGATGACAGTAAGATACGACGCAAAGCATTACCTAAAGTATGACCAAAACCACGTTCAAATGGCTGCATAGACACCTTGGCCCGTGTGGAAGACAAAGTATCTACATCGATTTGACGAGGTTTCAAAAATTCGGTTGTGCTATTTTGCATTTAACTGTCCCTCATTGAGCTAGCATTATTTAGAGTAGAACTCTACCACCAGCTGTTCATTAATATCGCCAGACAATTCTGAGCGATCCGGCATATTTTTGAATACGCCTTCCAATTTGTCGGCATCAACAGATACCCAGCTTGGCAAGCCAATTTGAGTAGCCAGGCTCAATGCTTCTTGGATACGTACTTGTTTCTTAGCTTTTTCACGAACAGCTACAACATCACCTGCTTTAACTTGGAAAGAAGGGATATTAACAACCTGACCGTTTACGACGATAGCTTTGTGAGAAACCAATTGACGTGCTTCGGCGCGAGTAGAGCCAAAACCCATACGGTAAACGACATTGTCCAAACGAGACTCCAGCAATTGCAACAGCAATTCACCGGTAGAGCCTTTACGACGAGCTGCTTCTGCGAAGTAACGACGGAATTGACGCTCTAATACGCCATAAATACGACGGATTTTTTGTTTTTCACGTAATTGCAAACCGTAGTCTGACAAACGTGGTTTTTTCGCACCGTGTTGACCAGGTGCAGAATCCATTTTACATTTGGAATCCAAAGAGCGACGTGCACTCTTCAAAAACAGATCCGTACCTTCGCGACGTGCTAATTTACATTTAGGGCCAATATAACGTGCCATGTTTTAAATCACTCCAATATTAAATACGACGTTTTTTAGGCGGACGGCAACCGTTATGAGGCAACGGGGTAACGTCAGTAATGCTGGTAATCTTGAAACCAAGAGCGTTTAAAGCACGTACAGAAGATTCGCGACCAGGGCCAGGGCCTTTAATGCGGACTTCTAAATTTTTAACGCCATACTCTTGGGCAACTTTACCAGCTGCTTCTGCTGCAACTTGTGCTGCAAATGGTGTACTTTTACGAGAACCTTTAAAACCAGCGCCGCCAGAGGTAGCCCAAGACAATGCATTGCCTTGACGGTCAGTGATTGTAATGATGGTATTGTTGAAAGATGCATGAACGTGCACAATACCTTCGCTTACGGTTTTACGTACTTTTTTACGTACACGCGAAGCTGTGTTTGCTTTAGCCATTAATCAAATTCCTTAAAATTTATTTCTTACCGGCAATCGCTTTGCGCGGACCTTTACGGGTACGAGCATTTGTGCGAGTGCGTTGACCACGACAAGGCAAGCCACGACGATGACGGAAGCCGCGATAGCAACCCATATCCATTAGTCGTTTAATGCTCATCGTTACTTCACGACGCAAATCACCTTCAACTTCATATTTAGCAACTTGCTCACGCAAAGCGTCTAATTGAGCCTCGTCCAAATCTTTTGCTTTAGTAGTAGGAGCAATATTTGCTGCCTCACAAATCAATTTAGCACGAGTCGCACCAATACCATAAATAGCCTGAAGGCCAATTACGATATGGGCATTATTAGGGATATTTACCCCTGCAATACGAGCCATATTTTTTCCTTTTTAGGGCAAAGTATGTCACTATACCACAAAATCAATAGTTAAGAAAACTAGCTTCTTAACCTTGACGTTGTTTGTGACGTGGGTCAGTACAAATTACGCGAACTACACGATTACGACGAATAATCTTGCAATTGCGACAAATTTTCTTTACAGAAGGTTGTACACGCATTTTATTTCCTTTTATCGTTTATCTTGCTCGGAAAACAATCCGAGCACGGGTTAAATCATAAGGAGTTAATTCAACTGTTACCTTATCACCTGGAGAAATACGAATATAGTGCATCCGCATTTTGCCAGATATATGACCAAGTACTACATGATCATTTTCCAGTTTTACTTTAAATGTTGCATTGGGCAAAGTCTCAAGGATTTCGCCCTGCATCTGTATGGTATCTTCTTTAGCCATAAGCCTACTTACGTGACAAAGATTTCATATCTGGACGACTTATCAAGTCTTCATACTGACTACTCATTCTATATGAATTGATTTGTGTCCTAAAATCAATTGTAACGACAACCAAAATAAGCAGAGATGTTCCACCTAAATAGAAAGGAACTTTCAATGCCGTCGTTAAAAATTCAGGTATCAGACAGATTGTAGTGATATACAAAGCACCAAATAATGTCAGTCTCAGTACAACTTTTTCCAAATATCTAGAGGTTTGCTCACCTGGGCGAATACCCGGTACAAATGCACCACTCTTCTTCAAATTTTCAGCCATCTCTTTAGGGCTAAATACTAAAGCAGTATAGAAATAGCAGAAGAAGATGATAGTTGTGGCAAATAATACAATATACAAAGGCTGTCCGTGTTGCAGCATTGCAGCAACCTTATGAAGAACAGAATTCGTACTATTTGAACCAAACCACCCTAAAAGTGTAGATGGAAATAAAATGATACTGGAAGCGAAAATAGGAGGAATAACACCTGCCATATTTAGCTTGAACGGCATATGAATGCTTTGTCCCGGCATCATTCCAGAGCCAAACTGTCTTTTAGCATAATGCACAGGAACTTTACGCTGAGCACTCTCAAAATAAACTACAGCATAGATCAACAGCAAAATACCAATCACAATTGATACCGCCATCAACATACTCATAGAGCCTTGTTCAGTCAAAGTTAACATCCGAACAATACCGGATGGAATACCCGATACAATGCCTGCTGTAATAATTAAAGAAATACCATTACCAATACCACGCTCGGTAATTTGCTCCCCTAACCACATCAGAAACATAGTACCTGTAACCAAACAGACTACTGTAGAAATATGAAACTCAAGCGAACTCGTTACAACAACACCTTGCAGATAAACAAATGTTGCAACACCAAAGCTTTGCAATACAGCCAATAATACCGTCCCATACCTAGTATATTTCGTAATTATTTTCCTACCAGCCTCACCTTCCTTCTTTAAAGCTTTTAAAGAAGGAACAATTTCAGAAGCAAGCTGAACAATAATCGATGCCGAAATATAAGGCATGATACCAATTGCAAATATACTAAAGCGCTCCAACGAACCACCCGAGAACATATTTAACATTCCGAATATGCCGTTTGCAGCGCCTTCGTATAACTTAGCTAATGCAACAGCATCTACGCCCGGTACCGGTATATGAGCACCAATACGGAAAACGACTAAAGCACCTAAAAGGAATGCCAGACGTTTTTTCAGATCACCAAATTTGGATAATCCCGATAAAGATTGTTGATTAGCCACTGTAGTGCAAGCCTTATTCTTCTACTTTACCACCGGCAGCCTCAATAGCAGCTTTAGCACCTTTAGTAGCTTTTACACCTTTCAAGGTAACTGCTTTTGAGATTTCACCAGAAGCAATAACTTTTACACTAGAAGCAGTTACAGGAATCAGACCAGCTTGTTTAAGAACCAAGACATCAATCTCGTTCACAGCAATCAGATTTAATTCACTCAAACGAACTTCAGCATTAGCGGCAGCAGTCAAAGATTTGAAACCACGTTTCGGCAGACGGCGTTGCAAAGGCATTTGACCGCCTTCAAAACCTACCTTGTGGAAGCCACCAGAACGGCTTTTTTGACCTTTATGACCACGACCACCTGTTTTACCCAAGCCACTACCAATACCACGGCCTACACGACGACTAGCGTGAGTAGCACCCTCAGCAGGTTGAATAGTATTCAAAAACATATTAAGACTCCACTTTCAACAAGTAGCTGATTTTATTGATCATGCCACGGTTTTCAGGGGTATCCAAAACCTCTACAGTATGTTCACGGCGGCGCAAACCTAAACCACGAGCACATGCACGATGAGATTCAATTGTACCGATCAGGCTCTTAACCAATGTAACTTTAATCTTTTTTTGCTCAGTCATGGTTAGCTCCCAAAATATCTTCTACTGTCAAGCCACGTTTAGCAGCAATATCAGCAGGGGTATACAGTTTAGACAAACCGTCTAATGTAGCGCGTACAATATTGTAAGGATTAGTAGAACCATGTACTTTAGCTGAGATGTTATGGATCCCCATAGCATCAAATACTAAACGCATTGGACCACCAGCTTTTACACCGCTACCTTCTTTAGCAGGTTGCATAAATACTTTAGTAGCACCATGACGACCAATAACCTCATGATGAATAGTACCATTTTTCAAAGGTACCTTAATCATAGAGCGTCGAGCTTGATCCATTGCTTTTTGAACAGCAACCGGTACTTCTTTTGATTTACCTTTGCCCATACCAATGCGACCATCACCATCACCAACAACAGTCAGTGCTGAGAAAGCCATGATACGGCCACCTTTAACTACTTTAGTTACGCGATTAACAGCGACCATCTTTTCAATCAGGCCGTCACCGCGTTCTTCAATTTCATGTTTTGCCATCTGAAAGTCTCCAAATATTAGAAGCTTAAACCATTTTCACGTGCAGCTTCAGCCAAAGCTTTCACACGACCGTGATATTGGAAACCTGAACGGTCAAAAGCAACTTTTTCAACACCCACTGCTTTAGCTTTTTCAGCAATACGCTTACCAACTACAGCTGCTGCTTCAACGTTGCTACCTGATTTCAGGCTACTACGTACTTCAGCTTCCAATGTAGAGGCTTGAGCCAATACTTTATCACCTTCAGCACTAATTACTTGAGCATAAATATGATTATTGCTGCGGAACACACATAATCTTACCATTTTCAAGTCCGCAATACGCGCACGGGTTTTGCGTGCACGACGGAGTCGGGTTGTATGTTTATCCATTAGTGAACCTCAATTATTTTTTCTTGGCTTCTTTCATCACTACTACTTCACCTACATAACGAACACCTTTACCTTTATAAGGCTCAGGAGAACGGAATGCACGAATTTCAGCAGCGACTTGGCCAACCACTTGTTTATCTGCACCAGTCAAAACGATTTCTGTTTGGCTAGGAGTTTGAACAGAAACACCTTCAGGCATTTCGTATACGATTGGATGAGAGAAACCCAAAGACAAGTTCAAAACTTTACCTTGAGCTTGGGCACGATAACCCACACCAATCAATTGAAGTTTTTTCTCAAAACCTTCAGAGACACCCTTAACCATGTTATTAACCAATGCACGAGCAGTACCAGACATAGCATTAGCCTGTTTACTGTCATTTTTTGCAGCAAAAGTCAATTTACCATCGTTCAGTTCAATAGCAACATCGGAATGCAAAGGAAAAGACAATTCACCGTTTTTACCTTTGATAACCAATGCATCTGTTCCGAATTTTACTTCTACACCAGCAGGAACAGTCACTGGGTTTTTTGCGACGCGTGACATTTACTTTTCTCCACTAGGCTACGATGCACAACAACTCACCACCAACACCCTCAGAGCGGGCTTTGCGATCAGTCATTACACCTTTAGAAGTACTAACAATAGCGACACCCAGGCCATTCATTACGCTAGGGATCTCACTTGATGCTTTGTAAATACGCAAACCTGGACGTGAAACACGTTTAATTTGCTCAATCACGGGACGACCTGCATAGTATTTCAATTGAATTTCCAATACCGGTTTTGCATCAGCAGAAACCGCAAAATCCTCGATATAACCTTCTTCTTTCAAAACTTTTGCAATTGCACATTTCAGTTTAGAGGAAGGCATGGCAACTACTGCTTTATTAGCACGTTGCGCATTGCGAATACGAGTCAACATATCGGAAATAGGATCATGCATACTCATTATTTATACTCCTATTACCAGCTAGCTTTAACAACACCAGGGATCTCGCCACGCATAGCGATTTCACGGATTTTAATACGGCCCAAACCAAATTTACGGAAAGTGCCACGAGGACGACCTGTTAAAGCACAACGACGACGTTGACGTACAGGTGCTGCATTACGAGGAATGGATTGAAATTTCAAACGTGCTTCAAAACGTTCTTCTTCAGTCGCATTAGCATCATTAATAACAGCGAAAATTGCCTCACGTTTAGCTGCAAACTTTTTCGCCAATGCTTGACGTTTCAGCTCACGATTAATAAGTGCTTTCTTAGCCATGATTATCCTTTAAACGGAAACTTGAACAGTGACAACAAAGCTTTCGCTTCTTCATCAGTTTTTGCAGTAGTTGTAATAGTAATATTCAAACCACGCAAAGCATCGATTTTATCGTATTCAATTTCCGGGAAAATAATTTGCTCACGAACGCCCATATTGTAATTGCCACGACCATCAAATGATTTACCGCTTACACCACGGAAGTCACGTACACGAGGCAACGCAATAGTAATCAAACGATCCAAGAATTCAAACATTTGATCACGACGCAATGTTACTTTGCAACCAACTGGATAGTTATCACGGATTTTAAAACCTGCGATAGATTTACGAGCAACAGTAACAACTGGTTTTTGACCAGCAATTTTCTCTAAATCAGAAACAGCGTGTTCCATAACTTTTTTATCAGCAACAGCTTCACCCACACCCATATTCAAGGTGATTTTTTCAATACGTGGAACTTCCATTACTGATTTGTAACCAAATTGTTTAACCAATTCAGGAACAACTGTATCTTTATAAAACTCTCTCAAACGAGCCATGTTATCTCCTTATGCTCCAATGATAGAGCCATTTGATTTGAAGAAACGAACGCGTTTAACTTTGCCTTCATTTTCAATCAGCTTAATACCAACACGGTCTGCTTTATTAGTTTCCGGATTCAGGATTGCAATATTAGAAATATCCAAAGGCATTTCTTTAGTAATAATGCCACCCTCAATACCACGCATTGGATTAGGTTTTTGATGGCGCTTCACAACATTAACCCCCTCAACAACAACTTTATCACCCAACACTCGAACTACTTGACCTTGCTTACCTTTATCTTTACCGGTAATCACTACAACCTGATCGCCTTTAATGATTTTATTCATCGCGCTATTCCTTATAATACTTCAGGCGCCAATGAAACGATTTTCATAAATCGCTCAGTACGCAATTCACGGGTTACCGGACCAAAAATACGGGTACCCAGAGGTTCAAGTTTATTATTCAACAACACAGCAGCATTGTTATCGAATTTAATTAACGCACCATCAGGACGACGTACACCCTTAGCAGTACGAACAACTACCGCATTGTATACATCACCTTTTTTGACACGACCACGTGGGGCTGCATCTTTAACTGCAACTTTAATAATGTCGCCAACAGAAGCGTAGCGACGCTTAGATCCGCCCAATACTTTGATGCACATTACGCGACGCGCACCAGAGTTATCAGCCACATCTAAGATGGTCTGCATTTGAATCATATTAGTACCTTTAAATTAACCAACTTAATTTACCACTTTCATATAACTCGCACCTTACTTTAAGCTGCTTATTAAATGAAACCATCACGGTTCTAGTAAACCAGTCTTGGATCCCGAAGGGAGAGAAACTTCCATAAGAAGCTGGAAGATAAGAAACGAAGTTTACACGCAAATTAACTTTGCTGCAAGACTTCGTTTCTTATTAAGCTACATTACTGTGTTTTAAATCAAACAGTACGGGCTTTCTCAACCAATTCTTTTACAACCCAAGACTTGGTTTTTGACAAAGGACGAGATTCCTCGATTACCACTACATCACCAATGCCATATTGATTGTTTTCATCATGAGCATGGATTTTAGTTGATAAACGAATAATTTTACCGTACAGAGGATGTTTAACTTTACGTTCAACCAATACTGTAACAGTTTTGTCCATTTTGTCGCTTACCACTTTGCCTTGCAAAGTACGAACATTTTTAGCTTCGCTCATTACTTAGCACCTTTTTCAGTTAAAATGGTTTTAATACGAGCAATATCGCGACGTACACGTTTCAACTCGCTAGATTTACCCAACTGACCGGTTGCATTTTGCATGCGTAAGCCAAACTGAGCTTTCAACAAGTCCAACAAATCAGAGTTTAATTGCTCAATGGATTTGTCTTTCAATTCATTTGCTTTCATTATTGACCCACCTGTCTTACTACAAAGGTTGTAGGAATAGGCAATTTGGCAGCGGCCAATTCAAATGCTTCACGAGCCAAAGACTCAGGAACACCGTCCATTTCGTACAATACTTTGCCTGGTTTAACTTCAGCAATGTAATATTCCACATTACCTTTACCGCCACCCATACGAACTTGGATAGGTTTCTCAGTAATTGGTTTATCAGGGAATACACGAATCCAAATACGACCACCACGTTTAATATGGCGAGTCATAGTACGACGAGCAGCTTCGATTTGACGGGCAGTCAAACGACCACGGCCTACGGCTTTCAAACCGAACTCACCGAAACTTACTTTGTTACCGCGAGTAGCAATACCGGTGTTACGACCTTTTTGTTGCTTGCGATATTTCAGTCTAGTTGGCTGCAGCATTACGTCCACCTGCCTTTCTTTGTTTCTTCTCATGCTCAGGTTTAGAAGATTTAATATTACCTTCTGTATAAACCCAAACTTTCAGACCCAGTACACCATAAGTAGTGTGTGCTTCGCTAGTTGCATAATCTACGTTCGCACGCAAAGTATGTAAAGGTACACGACCTTCACGGTACCATTCACTACGAGCGATATCAGCACCATTCAGACGGCCTGAAGTCATGATCTTGATGCCTTTAGCACCAGAACGCATTGCATTTTGCATTGCACGTTTCATAGCACGACGGAATTGAACACGTTTTTCAAGCTGCTGGGCAATACCATCAGCAATGATTTGCGCATCCAATTCAGGACGACGAATCTCTTCAATATTTACATGAACAGGCACACCCATCAGAGCTTGCAAGTCACGTTTCAAAATTTCGATATCCTCGCCTTTTTTACCAATAACCACACCTGGACGAGCAGAGTGAATGGTAATACGTGCAGATTTAGCAGGACGCTCGATTACTACGCGACCAACTGAAGCATTGGCCAGTTTTTTACGCAAGTAATTACGAACATCAATATCTTGTTTCAAAACAGTAGAAAAGTCGGTGCTTTTAGCAAACCATTTTGAAGCCCAGTCTTTAGTTACCGCCAGGCGAAAGCCTGTAGGGTTAATCTTTTGTCCCATAGCTTTTCCTTAGTTGCCCACTGTCACGTTAATATGACAAGTTTGTTTCTCGATGCGGTTACCGCGACCTTTGGCACGAGCTTGGAAACGTTTCAAGCTTGGGCCTTTGTCAACAAAGATAGTTACCACTTTCAGTTCGTCAATGTCAGCACCATTATTGTGCTCGGCATTGGCGATTGCTGATTCCAACACTTTTTTAATCAGCTCAGCACCTTTTTTAGGGCTGAATGCCAAGATATTCAAAGCTTGGGCAACGTCTTTACCACGAATCAAATCAGCTACCAAACGAGCTTTTTGAGCTGAAATACGGGCGTTTTTATGTTGTGCACTTACTCTCATGATTCACCTTATTTCTTTTTAGCCTTTTTATCAGCCAAGTGGCCTTTAAAGGTACGGGTCAATGAGAACTCACCTAATTTATGACCAACCATGTTGTCGCTGATGAACACAGGCACGTGAGTGCGACCGTTGTGAACAGCGATAGTCAGACCGATGAAATCAGGCAAAATGGTAGAACGACGTGA includes:
- the rplF gene encoding 50S ribosomal protein L6; translated protein: MSRVAKNPVTVPAGVEVKFGTDALVIKGKNGELSFPLHSDVAIELNDGKLTFAAKNDSKQANAMSGTARALVNNMVKGVSEGFEKKLQLIGVGYRAQAQGKVLNLSLGFSHPIVYEMPEGVSVQTPSQTEIVLTGADKQVVGQVAAEIRAFRSPEPYKGKGVRYVGEVVVMKEAKKK
- the rpsQ gene encoding 30S ribosomal protein S17: MSEAKNVRTLQGKVVSDKMDKTVTVLVERKVKHPLYGKIIRLSTKIHAHDENNQYGIGDVVVIEESRPLSKTKSWVVKELVEKARTV
- the rplX gene encoding 50S ribosomal protein L24; translated protein: MNKIIKGDQVVVITGKDKGKQGQVVRVLGDKVVVEGVNVVKRHQKPNPMRGIEGGIITKEMPLDISNIAILNPETNKADRVGIKLIENEGKVKRVRFFKSNGSIIGA
- the rplR gene encoding 50S ribosomal protein L18, yielding MDKHTTRLRRARKTRARIADLKMVRLCVFRSNNHIYAQVISAEGDKVLAQASTLEAEVRSSLKSGSNVEAAAVVGKRIAEKAKAVGVEKVAFDRSGFQYHGRVKALAEAARENGLSF
- the rpmD gene encoding 50S ribosomal protein L30; translation: MTEQKKIKVTLVKSLIGTIESHRACARGLGLRRREHTVEVLDTPENRGMINKISYLLKVES
- the rpsE gene encoding 30S ribosomal protein S5; this encodes MAKHEIEERGDGLIEKMVAVNRVTKVVKGGRIMAFSALTVVGDGDGRIGMGKGKSKEVPVAVQKAMDQARRSMIKVPLKNGTIHHEVIGRHGATKVFMQPAKEGSGVKAGGPMRLVFDAMGIHNISAKVHGSTNPYNIVRATLDGLSKLYTPADIAAKRGLTVEDILGANHD
- the rpsN gene encoding 30S ribosomal protein S14; translated protein: MAKKALINRELKRQALAKKFAAKREAIFAVINDANATEEERFEARLKFQSIPRNAAPVRQRRRCALTGRPRGTFRKFGLGRIKIREIAMRGEIPGVVKASW
- the rplE gene encoding 50S ribosomal protein L5, which encodes MARLREFYKDTVVPELVKQFGYKSVMEVPRIEKITLNMGVGEAVADKKVMEHAVSDLEKIAGQKPVVTVARKSIAGFKIRDNYPVGCKVTLRRDQMFEFLDRLITIALPRVRDFRGVSGKSFDGRGNYNMGVREQIIFPEIEYDKIDALRGLNITITTTAKTDEEAKALLSLFKFPFKG
- the rpsH gene encoding 30S ribosomal protein S8, which translates into the protein MSMHDPISDMLTRIRNAQRANKAVVAMPSSKLKCAIAKVLKEEGYIEDFAVSADAKPVLEIQLKYYAGRPVIEQIKRVSRPGLRIYKASSEIPSVMNGLGVAIVSTSKGVMTDRKARSEGVGGELLCIVA
- the rplN gene encoding 50S ribosomal protein L14, yielding MIQMQTILDVADNSGARRVMCIKVLGGSKRRYASVGDIIKVAVKDAAPRGRVKKGDVYNAVVVRTAKGVRRPDGALIKFDNNAAVLLNNKLEPLGTRIFGPVTRELRTERFMKIVSLAPEVL
- the rplO gene encoding 50S ribosomal protein L15; translated protein: MFLNTIQPAEGATHASRRVGRGIGSGLGKTGGRGHKGQKSRSGGFHKVGFEGGQMPLQRRLPKRGFKSLTAAANAEVRLSELNLIAVNEIDVLVLKQAGLIPVTASSVKVIASGEISKAVTLKGVKATKGAKAAIEAAGGKVEE
- the rpsC gene encoding 30S ribosomal protein S3 — encoded protein: MGQKINPTGFRLAVTKDWASKWFAKSTDFSTVLKQDIDVRNYLRKKLANASVGRVVIERPAKSARITIHSARPGVVIGKKGEDIEILKRDLQALMGVPVHVNIEEIRRPELDAQIIADGIAQQLEKRVQFRRAMKRAMQNAMRSGAKGIKIMTSGRLNGADIARSEWYREGRVPLHTLRANVDYATSEAHTTYGVLGLKVWVYTEGNIKSSKPEHEKKQRKAGGRNAAAN
- the rplP gene encoding 50S ribosomal protein L16 yields the protein MLQPTRLKYRKQQKGRNTGIATRGNKVSFGEFGLKAVGRGRLTARQIEAARRTMTRHIKRGGRIWIRVFPDKPITEKPIQVRMGGGKGNVEYYIAEVKPGKVLYEMDGVPESLAREAFELAAAKLPIPTTFVVRQVGQ
- the rpmC gene encoding 50S ribosomal protein L29 — protein: MKANELKDKSIEQLNSDLLDLLKAQFGLRMQNATGQLGKSSELKRVRRDIARIKTILTEKGAK